From a single Maylandia zebra isolate NMK-2024a linkage group LG3, Mzebra_GT3a, whole genome shotgun sequence genomic region:
- the LOC101478206 gene encoding NLR family CARD domain-containing protein 3 isoform X1 produces MDQCEDREEGVPPSKTILCGERESQTKSQRNQPGPPSSFVSLRSDTSKGGLVDFKVSAAESSQRSQSAGSSCLSVRSDLSKDEPPYFSDEPGPTRVDQESSEVPSGQSAQQHQTHLDSIFMLLEDNIITFVKNELKKIQKVLSADYPECLVSRKSSSREAFVKITLKFLRKMKQEELADRLQSKLQAVVCHRNLKSALKEKFQCVFEGIAKAGNPTLLNQIYTELYITEGGTAEVNDEHEVRQIEIASRKPDRPEKTIRREDIFKASPGRDEPIRTVLTKGVAGIGKTVLTQKYTLDWAEDKANQDIQFIFPFTFRELNVLREEKFSLVELVHYFFTETKKAGICSFEDFQVVFIFDGLDECRLPLDFHKTAILTDPRKSTSVDVLLVNLIRGKLLPSAHLWITTRPAAANMIPPRCVEMVTEVRGFTDPQKKKYFKKRFRDKEQASWIISHIKTSRSLHIMCHIPVFCWITATVLEDVLNTKKGVQLPKTLTEMYIHFLVVQAKVKKVKYDGGAETDPHWSPESRNMMESLGKLAFDQLMKGNVIFYESDLTECGIDIRAASVYSGVFTQLFKEERGLYQDKVFCFIHLSVQEFLAALHVYLTFINSGLNLMEDQQTTSKKSETGESSEKYFYQSAVDKALQSPNGHLDLFLRFLLGLSLQTNQTLLQGLLTQTGSSSQTNQQTVQYINKKLSKNRNLSAEKSINLFHCLNELNDCFLVEEIQQSLRSGSLSEDELSPAEWSALVFSLLSSEKDLDVFDLKKYSASEEALLRLLPVFKTSNKALLSGCNLSERSCDALSSVLSSKSSFLKELDLTNNDLQDSGVKFLSAALQSPHCTLETLRLGSCGLSEISCDYLVAALKSNPSHLRELDLNSNNLQDSGVKQLCGFLESSGCGLKTLSLSGCLITEEGCTSLVSALNSNPSHLRELDLSYNHPGDSGMKLLSAGLKDPLDTLRVEPAGEQWLTPGLRKYSCKLTIDTNTVNKRLKLSDNNMKVMRVEKVRSYPDHPDRFDVRPQLLCKNGLTGRCYWEVEWKGNVYISVSYRRIRRKGDSDDCVFGYNDQSWSLWCSNVLGYSVWHNNRKTSISSSVSNRVAVYVDCPAGTLSFYSVSSDTLIHLHTFNTTFTQTLYPGFSFWSPVSSVCLC; encoded by the exons atggatcagtgtgaggacagagaggagggagtccctccctctaaaaccATTCTGTGTGGGGAAcgtgagagccagaccaaatctcagag gaaccagccTGGACCTCCATCCAGCTTTGTGTCCTTAAGGAGTGACACGTCTAAAGGTGGTCTCGTTGATTTTAAagtgtctgctgcagagag cagtcagaggtcacagtctgcaggatccagctgtctgtctgtgaggagtgacctgTCCAAAGATGAACCTCCATACTTCAGTGATGAACCTGGACCAACGAG agtggaccaggagagctcagaggttcccagtggtcagtctgcccagcagcatcaaacacacctggactccatatttatg ctgctggaggacaacatcatcacttttgtgaagaacgagctgaagaagatccagaaggttctgagtgCAGATTACCCAGAGTGCTTAGTAAGTcgaaagagcagcagcagagaggcatttgtgaagatcacactGAAGTTCCTGAGgaaaatgaagcaggaggagctggctgaccgtctgcagagca AACTTCAAGCTGTagtttgtcatcgtaaccttaaatcTGCTCTGAAggagaagttccagtgtgtgtttgaggggatcgctaaagcaggaaacccaacccttctgaatcagatctacacagagctctacatcacagagggagggactgcagaggtcaatgatgaacatgaggtcagacagattgaaatagcatccaggaaaccagacagaccagaaaaaACAATCCGAcgagaagacatctttaaagcctcacctggaagagatgaaccaatcagaacagtgctgacaaagggagtggctggcattgggaaaactgtattaacacagaaatacaccctcgactgggctgaagacaaagccaaccaggacatccagttcatatttccattcactttcagagagctgaatgtgctgagagaggaaaagttcagcttggtggaacttgttcattacttctttactgaaaccaaaaaagcaggaatctgcagctttgaagacttccaggttgtgttcatctttgatggtctggatgagtgtcgacttcctctggacttccacaaaactgcaatcctaactgaccctagaaagtccacctcagtagATGTGCTGCTggtaaacctcatcagggggaaactgcttccctctgctcacctctggataaccacacgacctgcagcagctaATATGATCCCTCCTAGGTGTGTTGAAATGgtcacagaggtcagagggttcactgacccacagaagaagaagtacttcaagaagagattcagagataagGAGCAGGCCAGctggatcatctcccacatcaagacatcacgaagtctccacatcatgtgccacatcccagtcttttGCTGGAttactgctacagttctggaggatgtgctgaatACCAAAAAGGGAgtacagctgcccaagaccctgactgagatgtacatccacttcctcgtggttcaggccaaagtgaagaaggtcaagtatgatggaggagctgagacagatccacactggagtccagagagcaggaacatGATGGAGTCTCTAGGAAAACTGGCCTTTGATCAGCTGATGAAAGGAAAcgtgatcttctatgaatcagacctgacagagtgtggcattgatatcagagcagcctcagtgtactcaggagtgttcacacagctctttaaagaggagagaggactgtaccaggacaaggtgttctgcttcatccatctgagtgttcaggagtttctggctgctcttcatgtctatctgaccttcatcaactctggactcaatctgatGGAAGACCAACAAACAACCTCCAAGAAATCTGAAACAGGAGAATCTTCAGAGAAATacttctaccagagtgctgtggacaaggccttacagagtccaaatggacacctggacttgttcctgcgcttcctcctgggtctttcactgcagaccaatcagactctcctacaaggcctgctgacacagacaggaagtagctcacagaccaatcaacaaacagtccagtacatcaataAGAAGCTCAGTAAGAATcggaatctgtctgcagagaaaagcatcaatctgttccactgtctgaatgaactgaatgattgttttctagtggaggagatccaacagtccctgagatcaggaagtctctccgaagatgaactgtctcctgctgagtggtcagctctggtcttcagcttactgtcatcagaaaaagatctggatgtgtttgacttgaagaaatactctgcttcggaggaggctcttctgaggctgctgccagtgttcaaaacctccaacaaagctct actaagtggctgtaacctctcagagagaagctgtgatgctctgtcctcagttctcagctccAAGTCCTCTTTTCTGAAAGAGCTGGACCTGACTAACAATGACCTGCAAGATTCAGGCGTGAAGTTTCTGTCTGCTGCGCTACAGAGTCCACATtgtacactggaaactctcag attggggagctgtggtttgtcagagatcagctgtgattatctggtagcagcactgaagtccaacccctcccacctgagagagctggacctgaactccaacaacctgcaggattcaggagtgaaacagctgtgtggcTTTCTGGAGAGTTCAGGATGTGGACTcaaaactctgag tctgtcaggctgtctgatcacagaggaaggctgtacttctctggtcTCAGCTCTGaactccaacccctcccatctgagagagctggaccttagctacaatcatccaggagACTCAGGAATGAAACTGCTGTCGGCTGGATTGAAGGATccactggacactctcag ggtggagcctgctggagaacaatggttgacaccaggtctgaggaagt attcctgtaaacttacaatcgacacaaacacagtaaacaaaAGACtcaaactgtctgacaacaacatgaAGGTGATGCGTGTGGAGAAGGTTcggtcatatcctgatcatccagacagatttgatgtccgtcctcagctgctgtgtaaaaatggtctgactggtcgctgttactgggaggtcgagtggaaaGGAAatgtttatatatcagtgagttacagaagaatcagaaggaaaggagacagtgatgactgtgtgtttggatacaatgatcagtcctggagtctgtggTGCTCTAATGTTCTTGGTTACTCTGTCTGGcacaataacagaaaaacatccatctcctcttccgtctctaacagagtagcagtgtatgtggactgtcctgctggcactctgtccttctacagtgtctcctctgacactctgatccacctccacaccttcaacaccactttcactcaaactctttatcctgggtttagttTCTGGTCTCCTGTTTCCTCGGTGTGTCTGTGCTGA
- the LOC101478206 gene encoding NLR family CARD domain-containing protein 3 isoform X2: MDQCEDREEGVPPSKTILCGERESQTKSQRNQPGPPSSFVSLRSDTSKGGLVDFKVSAAESQRSQSAGSSCLSVRSDLSKDEPPYFSDEPGPTRVDQESSEVPSGQSAQQHQTHLDSIFMLLEDNIITFVKNELKKIQKVLSADYPECLVSRKSSSREAFVKITLKFLRKMKQEELADRLQSKLQAVVCHRNLKSALKEKFQCVFEGIAKAGNPTLLNQIYTELYITEGGTAEVNDEHEVRQIEIASRKPDRPEKTIRREDIFKASPGRDEPIRTVLTKGVAGIGKTVLTQKYTLDWAEDKANQDIQFIFPFTFRELNVLREEKFSLVELVHYFFTETKKAGICSFEDFQVVFIFDGLDECRLPLDFHKTAILTDPRKSTSVDVLLVNLIRGKLLPSAHLWITTRPAAANMIPPRCVEMVTEVRGFTDPQKKKYFKKRFRDKEQASWIISHIKTSRSLHIMCHIPVFCWITATVLEDVLNTKKGVQLPKTLTEMYIHFLVVQAKVKKVKYDGGAETDPHWSPESRNMMESLGKLAFDQLMKGNVIFYESDLTECGIDIRAASVYSGVFTQLFKEERGLYQDKVFCFIHLSVQEFLAALHVYLTFINSGLNLMEDQQTTSKKSETGESSEKYFYQSAVDKALQSPNGHLDLFLRFLLGLSLQTNQTLLQGLLTQTGSSSQTNQQTVQYINKKLSKNRNLSAEKSINLFHCLNELNDCFLVEEIQQSLRSGSLSEDELSPAEWSALVFSLLSSEKDLDVFDLKKYSASEEALLRLLPVFKTSNKALLSGCNLSERSCDALSSVLSSKSSFLKELDLTNNDLQDSGVKFLSAALQSPHCTLETLRLGSCGLSEISCDYLVAALKSNPSHLRELDLNSNNLQDSGVKQLCGFLESSGCGLKTLSLSGCLITEEGCTSLVSALNSNPSHLRELDLSYNHPGDSGMKLLSAGLKDPLDTLRVEPAGEQWLTPGLRKYSCKLTIDTNTVNKRLKLSDNNMKVMRVEKVRSYPDHPDRFDVRPQLLCKNGLTGRCYWEVEWKGNVYISVSYRRIRRKGDSDDCVFGYNDQSWSLWCSNVLGYSVWHNNRKTSISSSVSNRVAVYVDCPAGTLSFYSVSSDTLIHLHTFNTTFTQTLYPGFSFWSPVSSVCLC, from the exons atggatcagtgtgaggacagagaggagggagtccctccctctaaaaccATTCTGTGTGGGGAAcgtgagagccagaccaaatctcagag gaaccagccTGGACCTCCATCCAGCTTTGTGTCCTTAAGGAGTGACACGTCTAAAGGTGGTCTCGTTGATTTTAAagtgtctgctgcagagag tcagaggtcacagtctgcaggatccagctgtctgtctgtgaggagtgacctgTCCAAAGATGAACCTCCATACTTCAGTGATGAACCTGGACCAACGAG agtggaccaggagagctcagaggttcccagtggtcagtctgcccagcagcatcaaacacacctggactccatatttatg ctgctggaggacaacatcatcacttttgtgaagaacgagctgaagaagatccagaaggttctgagtgCAGATTACCCAGAGTGCTTAGTAAGTcgaaagagcagcagcagagaggcatttgtgaagatcacactGAAGTTCCTGAGgaaaatgaagcaggaggagctggctgaccgtctgcagagca AACTTCAAGCTGTagtttgtcatcgtaaccttaaatcTGCTCTGAAggagaagttccagtgtgtgtttgaggggatcgctaaagcaggaaacccaacccttctgaatcagatctacacagagctctacatcacagagggagggactgcagaggtcaatgatgaacatgaggtcagacagattgaaatagcatccaggaaaccagacagaccagaaaaaACAATCCGAcgagaagacatctttaaagcctcacctggaagagatgaaccaatcagaacagtgctgacaaagggagtggctggcattgggaaaactgtattaacacagaaatacaccctcgactgggctgaagacaaagccaaccaggacatccagttcatatttccattcactttcagagagctgaatgtgctgagagaggaaaagttcagcttggtggaacttgttcattacttctttactgaaaccaaaaaagcaggaatctgcagctttgaagacttccaggttgtgttcatctttgatggtctggatgagtgtcgacttcctctggacttccacaaaactgcaatcctaactgaccctagaaagtccacctcagtagATGTGCTGCTggtaaacctcatcagggggaaactgcttccctctgctcacctctggataaccacacgacctgcagcagctaATATGATCCCTCCTAGGTGTGTTGAAATGgtcacagaggtcagagggttcactgacccacagaagaagaagtacttcaagaagagattcagagataagGAGCAGGCCAGctggatcatctcccacatcaagacatcacgaagtctccacatcatgtgccacatcccagtcttttGCTGGAttactgctacagttctggaggatgtgctgaatACCAAAAAGGGAgtacagctgcccaagaccctgactgagatgtacatccacttcctcgtggttcaggccaaagtgaagaaggtcaagtatgatggaggagctgagacagatccacactggagtccagagagcaggaacatGATGGAGTCTCTAGGAAAACTGGCCTTTGATCAGCTGATGAAAGGAAAcgtgatcttctatgaatcagacctgacagagtgtggcattgatatcagagcagcctcagtgtactcaggagtgttcacacagctctttaaagaggagagaggactgtaccaggacaaggtgttctgcttcatccatctgagtgttcaggagtttctggctgctcttcatgtctatctgaccttcatcaactctggactcaatctgatGGAAGACCAACAAACAACCTCCAAGAAATCTGAAACAGGAGAATCTTCAGAGAAATacttctaccagagtgctgtggacaaggccttacagagtccaaatggacacctggacttgttcctgcgcttcctcctgggtctttcactgcagaccaatcagactctcctacaaggcctgctgacacagacaggaagtagctcacagaccaatcaacaaacagtccagtacatcaataAGAAGCTCAGTAAGAATcggaatctgtctgcagagaaaagcatcaatctgttccactgtctgaatgaactgaatgattgttttctagtggaggagatccaacagtccctgagatcaggaagtctctccgaagatgaactgtctcctgctgagtggtcagctctggtcttcagcttactgtcatcagaaaaagatctggatgtgtttgacttgaagaaatactctgcttcggaggaggctcttctgaggctgctgccagtgttcaaaacctccaacaaagctct actaagtggctgtaacctctcagagagaagctgtgatgctctgtcctcagttctcagctccAAGTCCTCTTTTCTGAAAGAGCTGGACCTGACTAACAATGACCTGCAAGATTCAGGCGTGAAGTTTCTGTCTGCTGCGCTACAGAGTCCACATtgtacactggaaactctcag attggggagctgtggtttgtcagagatcagctgtgattatctggtagcagcactgaagtccaacccctcccacctgagagagctggacctgaactccaacaacctgcaggattcaggagtgaaacagctgtgtggcTTTCTGGAGAGTTCAGGATGTGGACTcaaaactctgag tctgtcaggctgtctgatcacagaggaaggctgtacttctctggtcTCAGCTCTGaactccaacccctcccatctgagagagctggaccttagctacaatcatccaggagACTCAGGAATGAAACTGCTGTCGGCTGGATTGAAGGATccactggacactctcag ggtggagcctgctggagaacaatggttgacaccaggtctgaggaagt attcctgtaaacttacaatcgacacaaacacagtaaacaaaAGACtcaaactgtctgacaacaacatgaAGGTGATGCGTGTGGAGAAGGTTcggtcatatcctgatcatccagacagatttgatgtccgtcctcagctgctgtgtaaaaatggtctgactggtcgctgttactgggaggtcgagtggaaaGGAAatgtttatatatcagtgagttacagaagaatcagaaggaaaggagacagtgatgactgtgtgtttggatacaatgatcagtcctggagtctgtggTGCTCTAATGTTCTTGGTTACTCTGTCTGGcacaataacagaaaaacatccatctcctcttccgtctctaacagagtagcagtgtatgtggactgtcctgctggcactctgtccttctacagtgtctcctctgacactctgatccacctccacaccttcaacaccactttcactcaaactctttatcctgggtttagttTCTGGTCTCCTGTTTCCTCGGTGTGTCTGTGCTGA
- the LOC101478206 gene encoding NLR family CARD domain-containing protein 3 isoform X3: MDQCEDREEGVPPSKTILCGERESQTKSQRNQPGPPSSFVSLRSDTSKGGLVDFKVSAAERVDQESSEVPSGQSAQQHQTHLDSIFMLLEDNIITFVKNELKKIQKVLSADYPECLVSRKSSSREAFVKITLKFLRKMKQEELADRLQSKLQAVVCHRNLKSALKEKFQCVFEGIAKAGNPTLLNQIYTELYITEGGTAEVNDEHEVRQIEIASRKPDRPEKTIRREDIFKASPGRDEPIRTVLTKGVAGIGKTVLTQKYTLDWAEDKANQDIQFIFPFTFRELNVLREEKFSLVELVHYFFTETKKAGICSFEDFQVVFIFDGLDECRLPLDFHKTAILTDPRKSTSVDVLLVNLIRGKLLPSAHLWITTRPAAANMIPPRCVEMVTEVRGFTDPQKKKYFKKRFRDKEQASWIISHIKTSRSLHIMCHIPVFCWITATVLEDVLNTKKGVQLPKTLTEMYIHFLVVQAKVKKVKYDGGAETDPHWSPESRNMMESLGKLAFDQLMKGNVIFYESDLTECGIDIRAASVYSGVFTQLFKEERGLYQDKVFCFIHLSVQEFLAALHVYLTFINSGLNLMEDQQTTSKKSETGESSEKYFYQSAVDKALQSPNGHLDLFLRFLLGLSLQTNQTLLQGLLTQTGSSSQTNQQTVQYINKKLSKNRNLSAEKSINLFHCLNELNDCFLVEEIQQSLRSGSLSEDELSPAEWSALVFSLLSSEKDLDVFDLKKYSASEEALLRLLPVFKTSNKALLSGCNLSERSCDALSSVLSSKSSFLKELDLTNNDLQDSGVKFLSAALQSPHCTLETLRLGSCGLSEISCDYLVAALKSNPSHLRELDLNSNNLQDSGVKQLCGFLESSGCGLKTLSLSGCLITEEGCTSLVSALNSNPSHLRELDLSYNHPGDSGMKLLSAGLKDPLDTLRVEPAGEQWLTPGLRKYSCKLTIDTNTVNKRLKLSDNNMKVMRVEKVRSYPDHPDRFDVRPQLLCKNGLTGRCYWEVEWKGNVYISVSYRRIRRKGDSDDCVFGYNDQSWSLWCSNVLGYSVWHNNRKTSISSSVSNRVAVYVDCPAGTLSFYSVSSDTLIHLHTFNTTFTQTLYPGFSFWSPVSSVCLC; this comes from the exons atggatcagtgtgaggacagagaggagggagtccctccctctaaaaccATTCTGTGTGGGGAAcgtgagagccagaccaaatctcagag gaaccagccTGGACCTCCATCCAGCTTTGTGTCCTTAAGGAGTGACACGTCTAAAGGTGGTCTCGTTGATTTTAAagtgtctgctgcagagag agtggaccaggagagctcagaggttcccagtggtcagtctgcccagcagcatcaaacacacctggactccatatttatg ctgctggaggacaacatcatcacttttgtgaagaacgagctgaagaagatccagaaggttctgagtgCAGATTACCCAGAGTGCTTAGTAAGTcgaaagagcagcagcagagaggcatttgtgaagatcacactGAAGTTCCTGAGgaaaatgaagcaggaggagctggctgaccgtctgcagagca AACTTCAAGCTGTagtttgtcatcgtaaccttaaatcTGCTCTGAAggagaagttccagtgtgtgtttgaggggatcgctaaagcaggaaacccaacccttctgaatcagatctacacagagctctacatcacagagggagggactgcagaggtcaatgatgaacatgaggtcagacagattgaaatagcatccaggaaaccagacagaccagaaaaaACAATCCGAcgagaagacatctttaaagcctcacctggaagagatgaaccaatcagaacagtgctgacaaagggagtggctggcattgggaaaactgtattaacacagaaatacaccctcgactgggctgaagacaaagccaaccaggacatccagttcatatttccattcactttcagagagctgaatgtgctgagagaggaaaagttcagcttggtggaacttgttcattacttctttactgaaaccaaaaaagcaggaatctgcagctttgaagacttccaggttgtgttcatctttgatggtctggatgagtgtcgacttcctctggacttccacaaaactgcaatcctaactgaccctagaaagtccacctcagtagATGTGCTGCTggtaaacctcatcagggggaaactgcttccctctgctcacctctggataaccacacgacctgcagcagctaATATGATCCCTCCTAGGTGTGTTGAAATGgtcacagaggtcagagggttcactgacccacagaagaagaagtacttcaagaagagattcagagataagGAGCAGGCCAGctggatcatctcccacatcaagacatcacgaagtctccacatcatgtgccacatcccagtcttttGCTGGAttactgctacagttctggaggatgtgctgaatACCAAAAAGGGAgtacagctgcccaagaccctgactgagatgtacatccacttcctcgtggttcaggccaaagtgaagaaggtcaagtatgatggaggagctgagacagatccacactggagtccagagagcaggaacatGATGGAGTCTCTAGGAAAACTGGCCTTTGATCAGCTGATGAAAGGAAAcgtgatcttctatgaatcagacctgacagagtgtggcattgatatcagagcagcctcagtgtactcaggagtgttcacacagctctttaaagaggagagaggactgtaccaggacaaggtgttctgcttcatccatctgagtgttcaggagtttctggctgctcttcatgtctatctgaccttcatcaactctggactcaatctgatGGAAGACCAACAAACAACCTCCAAGAAATCTGAAACAGGAGAATCTTCAGAGAAATacttctaccagagtgctgtggacaaggccttacagagtccaaatggacacctggacttgttcctgcgcttcctcctgggtctttcactgcagaccaatcagactctcctacaaggcctgctgacacagacaggaagtagctcacagaccaatcaacaaacagtccagtacatcaataAGAAGCTCAGTAAGAATcggaatctgtctgcagagaaaagcatcaatctgttccactgtctgaatgaactgaatgattgttttctagtggaggagatccaacagtccctgagatcaggaagtctctccgaagatgaactgtctcctgctgagtggtcagctctggtcttcagcttactgtcatcagaaaaagatctggatgtgtttgacttgaagaaatactctgcttcggaggaggctcttctgaggctgctgccagtgttcaaaacctccaacaaagctct actaagtggctgtaacctctcagagagaagctgtgatgctctgtcctcagttctcagctccAAGTCCTCTTTTCTGAAAGAGCTGGACCTGACTAACAATGACCTGCAAGATTCAGGCGTGAAGTTTCTGTCTGCTGCGCTACAGAGTCCACATtgtacactggaaactctcag attggggagctgtggtttgtcagagatcagctgtgattatctggtagcagcactgaagtccaacccctcccacctgagagagctggacctgaactccaacaacctgcaggattcaggagtgaaacagctgtgtggcTTTCTGGAGAGTTCAGGATGTGGACTcaaaactctgag tctgtcaggctgtctgatcacagaggaaggctgtacttctctggtcTCAGCTCTGaactccaacccctcccatctgagagagctggaccttagctacaatcatccaggagACTCAGGAATGAAACTGCTGTCGGCTGGATTGAAGGATccactggacactctcag ggtggagcctgctggagaacaatggttgacaccaggtctgaggaagt attcctgtaaacttacaatcgacacaaacacagtaaacaaaAGACtcaaactgtctgacaacaacatgaAGGTGATGCGTGTGGAGAAGGTTcggtcatatcctgatcatccagacagatttgatgtccgtcctcagctgctgtgtaaaaatggtctgactggtcgctgttactgggaggtcgagtggaaaGGAAatgtttatatatcagtgagttacagaagaatcagaaggaaaggagacagtgatgactgtgtgtttggatacaatgatcagtcctggagtctgtggTGCTCTAATGTTCTTGGTTACTCTGTCTGGcacaataacagaaaaacatccatctcctcttccgtctctaacagagtagcagtgtatgtggactgtcctgctggcactctgtccttctacagtgtctcctctgacactctgatccacctccacaccttcaacaccactttcactcaaactctttatcctgggtttagttTCTGGTCTCCTGTTTCCTCGGTGTGTCTGTGCTGA